In Mastigocladopsis repens PCC 10914, a single window of DNA contains:
- a CDS encoding late competence development ComFB family protein: protein MSIMSIEKIVEQALQDGYLTPAMEAEVGRICDSASELSIEEYMALDRLMGSLLTGEVVAVPRKQFINVMEELVLTEAISRIAEIEVTSESSLDVGDVAAYALNRLPPLYATTEEGANYQRQRAKAELQELIAQQVGEAIARNLDRPNDDRTPVGTKNTGNEVLRQVSTLLQAYAPHFEQKSE from the coding sequence ATGAGCATTATGAGTATTGAAAAAATTGTGGAACAGGCTCTCCAGGATGGTTATCTCACACCAGCAATGGAAGCAGAAGTCGGGCGAATCTGTGATAGCGCTAGTGAACTCTCAATAGAAGAGTATATGGCGTTGGATCGGCTGATGGGATCGCTATTGACTGGGGAGGTGGTGGCGGTACCGCGCAAACAATTTATCAACGTCATGGAAGAGTTGGTACTAACAGAGGCAATATCCCGCATAGCAGAAATTGAAGTGACTAGCGAAAGTTCTCTAGATGTTGGGGATGTTGCCGCTTATGCCCTCAACCGCTTACCACCCTTATATGCCACTACAGAAGAAGGTGCCAACTACCAGCGTCAACGCGCCAAAGCAGAACTTCAGGAATTGATTGCCCAGCAAGTAGGCGAGGCGATCGCCCGAAATCTAGACCGACCTAATGATGACAGAACGCCAGTCGGAACCAAAAACACGGGCAATGAGGTTCTACGTCAAGTCAGTACCTTACTCCAAGCATACGCACCTCATTTTGAGCAAAAATCAGAATAG
- a CDS encoding sigma-70 family RNA polymerase sigma factor translates to MSQSITVSWSTVDTRLPEASVQVDKLSNHDLILRCQAGLRPERAAFAELLRRYQSQVDRVLYHLAPDWSDRADLAQEVWIRVYRNVNRLQEPAKFRGWLSRIATNLFYDELRKRKRVVSPLSLDAPRSVDDGEMDWEIAGDTPGPEEELTTREFYEQLREAIADLPEVFRTTIVLREIEGLAYEEIAELTGVSLGTVKSRIARARARLQSQLQNYLDS, encoded by the coding sequence ATGAGTCAATCGATTACTGTATCCTGGTCAACGGTTGATACGAGGCTTCCAGAAGCATCGGTGCAAGTTGACAAACTCTCAAATCACGACCTTATTTTGCGTTGTCAAGCAGGACTGCGCCCTGAGCGTGCTGCGTTTGCAGAACTATTGCGCCGCTATCAATCCCAGGTCGATAGGGTTTTATATCATCTGGCTCCTGATTGGTCTGACAGAGCTGATTTGGCTCAAGAGGTTTGGATTCGCGTGTATCGGAATGTTAACCGATTACAAGAGCCGGCCAAATTCCGGGGCTGGTTAAGCCGCATCGCCACCAACCTGTTTTACGATGAGTTGCGTAAGCGCAAGCGGGTTGTGAGTCCACTGTCACTGGATGCTCCCCGTTCAGTAGACGATGGTGAGATGGATTGGGAAATTGCTGGAGATACTCCAGGACCAGAAGAAGAACTGACAACTAGAGAGTTTTACGAGCAACTGCGGGAGGCGATCGCTGATTTGCCAGAGGTGTTCCGCACTACAATTGTCCTCAGAGAAATCGAGGGATTGGCATATGAAGAAATTGCCGAACTTACTGGTGTTTCTTTGGGAACAGTGAAGTCGAGAATAGCCAGAGCAAGAGCGAGATTGCAATCTCAGTTGCAAAATTATCTAGATTCGTAA
- a CDS encoding histidine phosphatase family protein: protein MTRVIIVRHGQSSYNTEKRIQGRSDASTLTEKGRSDSSKVGKALSNILFNAIYSSPLQRAKETAEIIYHELATHTEQFAVPQTSEKLMEIDLPLWQGMLSAEVKEKFPEDYRIWQKSPHLLRMSVKDGEEIKELVPVLALYEQARQFWQEILSRHQGETILIVGHNGINRALISIALEMSPERYHCIQQSNCSVSVLNFSGGLGEPVQLESLNQTQHLGEILPSLRPNHKGVRLLLVRHGETEWNRQTRFQGQIDVPLNDNGRQQAQKAAQFLKDVAIDFAISSPMLRPKETAEIILQPHTGVNLELQDGLREISHGLWEGKLEEDIEQEFPGELHRWRTAPAQVQMPEGENLQQVWQRSVAAWEAIVQAALAKQLTTGLVVAHDATNKTLLCHVLGLSSEQFWNFRQGNGAVTVIDYPLGATGLPVLQAMNITTHLGGGVLDKTAAGAL from the coding sequence GTGACTCGTGTAATTATTGTGCGCCACGGTCAAAGCAGCTATAACACCGAAAAGCGCATACAGGGACGTTCGGATGCGTCCACGTTAACTGAAAAAGGTCGTAGTGATTCTAGTAAAGTAGGCAAAGCCCTCAGTAATATCCTATTTAACGCAATATACAGCAGTCCTTTGCAACGGGCGAAAGAGACAGCAGAGATTATCTATCATGAACTAGCAACTCATACTGAGCAATTTGCTGTTCCCCAAACTTCTGAGAAGCTAATGGAAATTGACCTTCCCTTATGGCAGGGAATGCTTAGTGCCGAAGTGAAGGAGAAGTTTCCTGAAGATTACCGCATCTGGCAGAAAAGTCCCCATCTACTACGAATGTCTGTGAAAGATGGAGAGGAAATTAAAGAACTGGTTCCTGTTCTAGCATTGTACGAACAGGCGCGGCAATTTTGGCAAGAAATTTTATCTCGCCATCAAGGCGAAACTATACTCATAGTAGGACATAATGGCATTAATCGTGCTCTTATCAGCATAGCCTTAGAAATGTCTCCAGAACGCTACCATTGTATCCAACAATCTAACTGTAGCGTCAGCGTACTCAACTTTTCTGGAGGATTGGGAGAACCAGTCCAACTAGAATCTCTAAATCAGACGCAACATCTAGGAGAAATTCTGCCCTCCTTGCGCCCGAATCACAAGGGTGTACGATTGTTGTTGGTACGTCACGGAGAAACCGAGTGGAACCGCCAAACCAGATTTCAAGGACAAATTGATGTCCCCCTCAACGATAATGGCAGGCAGCAAGCACAAAAAGCCGCTCAATTTCTTAAAGACGTGGCAATTGATTTTGCTATTAGTAGCCCAATGCTGCGTCCTAAAGAAACAGCAGAAATTATTTTGCAGCCCCACACTGGTGTAAATTTGGAATTGCAAGATGGTTTAAGGGAAATTAGTCACGGACTTTGGGAAGGAAAATTAGAAGAAGATATAGAGCAGGAATTTCCAGGAGAATTGCATCGCTGGCGAACAGCACCAGCACAAGTCCAAATGCCAGAAGGGGAAAATTTGCAGCAAGTTTGGCAGCGTAGTGTCGCAGCGTGGGAGGCAATTGTCCAAGCGGCGTTAGCAAAGCAACTCACAACCGGATTAGTTGTTGCTCATGATGCTACTAATAAAACCCTGCTTTGTCACGTTCTGGGTTTATCTTCAGAGCAATTTTGGAATTTCCGTCAAGGCAATGGCGCAGTTACTGTGATCGACTACCCTTTGGGAGCAACTGGTTTACCAGTACTGCAAGCAATGAATATCACCACTCACTTAGGTGGAGGCGTGCTGGATAAAACAGCGGCAGGAGCGTTGTAG
- a CDS encoding anti-sigma factor family protein — translation MTTDSQFDDRSDLQHYRDLPDGKVDHANESTGAMDMVKRDRFELLSAYLDGEVTAAERKQVEQWLADDQTVQRLYARLLKLRQSVRTLPVPEPPQSVEETVEQVMARLHHRSRLVWFGGGAAVAACLISTVSGLLGGESRMPLLAHNQPIQHAQSAMPIPVVASPLMVAINNPVIPIPKTAEASPESPVNKPDPQSQDLEHELNIEYDIN, via the coding sequence ATGACTACTGATTCTCAGTTTGATGACCGTTCCGACTTGCAACATTATAGAGATTTGCCAGATGGGAAGGTAGACCATGCCAATGAATCAACGGGTGCTATGGATATGGTGAAGCGCGATCGCTTCGAGTTATTAAGTGCTTACCTCGATGGTGAGGTGACGGCTGCTGAACGCAAGCAAGTTGAACAATGGCTTGCGGATGACCAGACAGTTCAGCGTTTGTATGCCCGACTGTTAAAGCTGCGGCAAAGTGTACGGACTCTTCCAGTACCGGAACCACCACAGTCAGTAGAAGAAACTGTTGAGCAAGTGATGGCACGTTTACACCATCGTTCCAGGCTAGTGTGGTTCGGTGGAGGTGCTGCTGTTGCTGCTTGCTTAATTAGTACAGTGTCTGGTTTACTGGGCGGTGAATCAAGAATGCCTCTACTGGCTCACAATCAACCAATACAACACGCACAATCAGCGATGCCCATTCCTGTTGTCGCGTCACCGCTTATGGTTGCCATAAATAACCCCGTGATCCCGATTCCAAAAACAGCAGAAGCCTCTCCTGAAAGTCCAGTCAATAAGCCAGACCCTCAATCTCAGGATCTCGAGCATGAGCTAAATATTGAATACGACATAAACTGA
- a CDS encoding MlaD family protein produces MRSRTFREGSVGLLLLLGLGVFGLIILWLTRFTAARSSYKAIVEFANAGGMQKGAVVRYRGVEVGAISAIRPGPNNVDVVIEITKSDLIMPNNVKVEANQSGLISESVIDITPKAQLPPGVVLAKPLDKNCNSQMIVCNGSRLTGQIGISTDELIRSTTQLASVYSSPQFYRNVNKAVENTAVAAASVAELSSNLNVLSKSVQQQINGIAATNNTVQQATTQLSTSSTKTLNEFGATAKEIRLTTTQVNKLVNNLDTLVTSNRSSLVGALNNITQTSEQLRTTVSSLSPTVNRVTQGELIKNLETLSANAAQASANLREVSNSLNNPNNLLVLQQTLDSARVTFENTQKITSDLDELTGDPAFRENLRQLVNGLSGLVSSTEQMQQHVQIANTLDSVKAAVDNPSAAISAPNTNQQQMMFNLSSTAAKSAGKTFQPTTITFTSSRPSVNQQSVIFNTLNPAVRDAGKQALQPTTTPSSSQENLLRQLRKHREEQE; encoded by the coding sequence ATGCGCTCGCGAACATTTCGAGAAGGTTCTGTGGGGTTGTTGCTCCTGCTGGGACTGGGAGTGTTTGGATTAATCATTTTGTGGTTGACTAGATTCACTGCTGCTCGCAGTTCATACAAAGCTATTGTTGAATTTGCTAACGCTGGCGGGATGCAAAAAGGGGCAGTGGTTCGGTATCGTGGCGTGGAAGTAGGTGCTATTTCTGCTATTCGACCGGGACCAAACAATGTTGATGTGGTCATTGAAATTACTAAATCTGACCTGATTATGCCCAACAATGTAAAAGTTGAAGCGAATCAGTCGGGACTCATTAGCGAAAGCGTTATTGACATTACACCAAAAGCACAGCTACCTCCTGGGGTTGTGCTTGCTAAACCCTTGGACAAAAATTGCAACTCCCAGATGATTGTTTGTAACGGCTCTCGGTTAACAGGTCAGATTGGTATTAGTACCGATGAACTTATTCGCTCTACAACACAGCTAGCTAGTGTATACTCTAGCCCACAGTTCTATAGAAACGTCAATAAGGCTGTGGAAAATACCGCTGTAGCTGCGGCAAGTGTCGCTGAGTTAAGTAGCAACCTCAATGTTTTGAGCAAAAGCGTGCAACAACAGATCAACGGCATTGCTGCTACTAACAATACAGTTCAACAGGCAACAACTCAACTCAGCACATCTAGCACGAAAACCTTAAATGAATTCGGTGCTACTGCCAAAGAAATTCGTTTAACCACCACTCAAGTTAATAAGTTGGTTAACAACCTTGATACTCTGGTCACAAGTAACCGCTCTTCGCTGGTTGGAGCATTGAACAATATCACTCAAACTAGTGAACAATTGCGAACCACAGTTAGCAGCCTATCCCCTACTGTCAATCGCGTGACTCAAGGAGAATTAATCAAAAATTTAGAAACTCTGTCTGCAAATGCGGCACAAGCTTCTGCTAATTTACGAGAGGTGAGTAATAGCCTCAACAATCCTAATAACCTGCTGGTACTGCAACAAACCTTAGATTCTGCTCGTGTGACATTTGAGAACACTCAGAAGATTACATCTGATTTAGATGAATTGACGGGAGATCCAGCTTTTCGAGAAAATCTACGGCAACTAGTCAATGGTTTGAGTGGCTTGGTATCCTCCACAGAACAGATGCAGCAACATGTGCAGATAGCGAATACTCTAGATTCAGTCAAAGCTGCCGTTGACAACCCCAGTGCTGCAATTTCCGCACCAAATACAAATCAACAGCAGATGATGTTTAATCTCTCATCCACTGCTGCTAAGAGTGCTGGCAAAACGTTTCAACCTACTACCATTACCTTTACTTCTTCCCGACCAAGCGTCAATCAACAATCGGTCATATTTAATACCTTAAACCCTGCTGTTAGGGATGCTGGCAAACAGGCTCTTCAACCTACCACGACTCCTTCCTCATCTCAAGAAAACCTCTTGAGACAATTGAGGAAGCATCGGGAGGAACAGGAGTAG
- a CDS encoding M23 family metallopeptidase — translation MTTEYHASDSGKKLLDQVMLAIKANLGATSVVLGIFALPIALAAPAKALQVQVNPQTPKLGDTISVVVNLDNPANGSNVTVASGNETYLAYEIAPNQYRALIPTTPLEKAGTKAIRVSGEGQVQNLSIQIRDRKFPIQRINLPPGKAGVNATEYELKRAAQFKAVRTPEKFWDGPFLAPNKGRVSTIYGVRRYYNGKFANDYYHRGVDYAGAAGSPVVAPAGGRVTLVGRVSQGFRVHGNVVGIDHGQGVASIFMHLSRINVKEGDFVKPGQLIGAVGSTGASTGPHLHWGLYVNGKSVDPVSWRYQAIK, via the coding sequence ATGACGACCGAATATCACGCTAGTGATTCTGGCAAAAAGTTACTGGATCAAGTCATGCTAGCTATAAAAGCTAACCTCGGTGCAACCAGTGTCGTACTTGGGATATTTGCCTTACCTATTGCTTTGGCAGCACCTGCAAAAGCGTTACAAGTACAGGTGAATCCACAGACTCCCAAACTTGGAGACACCATATCAGTTGTGGTGAATCTAGATAATCCTGCTAATGGTAGCAATGTCACAGTAGCTAGTGGCAATGAGACCTACCTAGCATATGAAATAGCCCCGAATCAGTATCGGGCTTTGATCCCGACAACACCTTTAGAAAAGGCTGGAACTAAAGCAATTCGGGTTTCGGGAGAAGGTCAGGTGCAGAACTTATCCATACAGATACGCGATCGCAAATTCCCCATACAACGCATTAATTTACCCCCAGGCAAAGCTGGGGTAAACGCCACAGAGTATGAACTCAAGCGTGCAGCCCAGTTTAAGGCGGTGCGAACACCAGAAAAGTTTTGGGATGGTCCTTTTCTTGCACCTAATAAAGGACGTGTAAGCACAATTTATGGTGTACGTCGCTACTACAATGGTAAATTTGCCAATGATTACTACCATCGTGGGGTTGACTACGCTGGTGCAGCGGGTTCGCCCGTCGTCGCCCCAGCTGGCGGACGAGTCACCTTGGTAGGTAGGGTATCTCAAGGGTTCCGGGTTCACGGTAATGTCGTTGGCATTGATCATGGGCAAGGAGTGGCAAGCATTTTCATGCACCTCAGTCGCATTAATGTCAAAGAAGGTGATTTCGTAAAACCTGGTCAATTGATTGGCGCAGTGGGTTCAACGGGTGCTTCGACTGGTCCGCATTTGCATTGGGGGCTTTATGTCAATGGGAAATCTGTTGACCCCGTATCTTGGCGATACCAAGCCATAAAGTAG
- a CDS encoding dihydroorotase, with translation MTSELLQQVRVINPVSGTDQISDVLIDNGYIMSVANHICDLPNDAHIRDGHGLILGPGLVDLYSHCGEPGFEERETLSSLLHAAAAGGFTRISVLPDTSPCIDNPAVVAQLQKRGGELEEMRKMGKGDVNSSPLTSSTSLTLPFLNIWGAISLDVAGKQITELIDLAAVGVVGFTDSQPWENFGLVRRVLEYLQPLSKPVAFWCCERELMGNGVMREGSDAIRLGLPLIPASAETSALAALLELVSATSTPVHIMRVSTARSVELIASAKARGVPITASTTWMHLLLDTRAVKSYNTSLRLEPPLGTPSDLAALRQAVRTGVIDAIGIDHTPYTYEEKTVAFAEAPPGAIGYELALPLLWQHLVETGEFTALELWKALSTCPAECLKQKTTALAPGQKAELALFDPQQNWKVEKQNLYTLSSNTFWLGQQLTGRVVQTWC, from the coding sequence ATGACAAGTGAACTGCTGCAACAAGTAAGGGTTATCAACCCTGTTTCTGGAACTGACCAAATCTCTGATGTGCTAATTGATAATGGCTATATCATGTCAGTCGCTAATCACATTTGTGATCTGCCAAATGATGCTCATATCAGAGATGGTCATGGGTTGATTTTAGGACCAGGATTGGTAGATTTGTACAGCCATTGTGGGGAACCAGGGTTTGAAGAACGCGAAACCCTTTCGTCCCTCTTACACGCTGCTGCTGCTGGTGGGTTTACACGAATTAGTGTCTTACCTGATACATCCCCATGCATTGATAATCCAGCTGTTGTAGCACAGTTGCAGAAGCGAGGAGGAGAATTGGAGGAGATGAGGAAGATGGGGAAGGGGGACGTAAATTCTTCTCCCCTCACTTCCTCTACTTCCCTCACTCTTCCCTTCCTCAATATCTGGGGTGCAATCAGTCTAGATGTTGCTGGCAAGCAAATAACAGAATTGATAGACTTGGCAGCAGTTGGGGTGGTTGGCTTTACCGATAGTCAACCTTGGGAAAATTTTGGGTTGGTGCGTCGGGTGTTGGAATATCTCCAGCCTTTGAGCAAACCAGTCGCATTTTGGTGTTGTGAGCGTGAATTGATGGGGAATGGGGTGATGCGCGAAGGTTCAGATGCTATCCGTCTAGGGTTGCCTTTGATACCAGCTAGCGCTGAAACCTCTGCGCTAGCTGCTTTATTGGAATTGGTGAGCGCCACAAGTACTCCTGTACATATCATGCGTGTTTCTACCGCTCGCAGTGTCGAACTGATTGCATCAGCGAAAGCTAGAGGTGTACCTATTACCGCCAGTACCACTTGGATGCATCTTTTACTTGACACGCGAGCAGTTAAAAGTTATAATACTAGCTTGCGTTTAGAGCCACCTCTCGGCACTCCCAGTGACTTAGCAGCATTACGGCAGGCAGTACGAACAGGTGTTATTGATGCTATAGGCATAGACCATACACCCTACACCTACGAAGAAAAAACCGTTGCCTTTGCCGAAGCTCCTCCTGGAGCAATTGGTTACGAGTTAGCATTACCTCTGCTGTGGCAGCATCTGGTAGAAACCGGGGAGTTCACAGCTTTGGAATTGTGGAAAGCTCTTAGTACTTGTCCGGCGGAATGTCTAAAACAAAAAACAACTGCACTTGCACCTGGACAAAAAGCGGAACTGGCTTTATTTGACCCCCAGCAAAACTGGAAAGTCGAGAAGCAAAATCTATACACACTTTCTAGTAATACATTTTGGCTAGGACAACAATTGACGGGTCGCGTTGTGCAAACTTGGTGTTAG
- a CDS encoding ABC transporter ATP-binding protein yields MTEPLIELKAVSKSFGGNKVLDNMDLTIYPGEALGIIGPSGTGKSTILRVIAGLLAPDSGEIYIQGVRREGLIEDATDSVGIGMVFQQAALFDSLTVEENVGFLLYQYSKLPRSRIRELVNEKLEMVGLSGIGDRFPAELSGGMRKRVSFARAIMSNPDNIKDTSEVLLYDEPTAGLDPIASTVIENLIRQLQCTQGICSTYAIVTHQGSTIRRTADRLVFLYQGKVQWQGSVSEIDTTDHPLIRQFVSGSVSGPIHVIG; encoded by the coding sequence ATGACTGAACCGTTGATTGAACTGAAAGCCGTTTCTAAATCCTTTGGTGGCAATAAGGTTTTAGATAACATGGATTTGACGATTTACCCAGGAGAAGCATTAGGAATCATCGGTCCTAGTGGTACTGGTAAATCAACTATTTTACGGGTGATTGCTGGATTGCTTGCTCCTGATTCTGGAGAAATTTATATCCAAGGAGTACGGCGAGAGGGTTTGATTGAGGATGCTACAGATTCGGTTGGTATTGGCATGGTGTTTCAGCAGGCGGCGTTATTTGATTCTTTGACGGTAGAAGAGAATGTGGGATTTTTACTTTATCAATACTCAAAGCTACCGCGCTCTCGCATTCGAGAATTGGTCAATGAAAAATTGGAGATGGTAGGGTTATCGGGAATAGGCGATCGCTTTCCTGCGGAACTTTCCGGAGGTATGCGAAAACGGGTCAGCTTTGCTCGTGCGATTATGTCTAATCCCGATAACATCAAAGATACATCAGAAGTTTTACTGTACGATGAACCAACTGCCGGACTTGATCCCATTGCTTCCACGGTGATAGAAAATTTAATCCGGCAATTGCAATGTACCCAAGGCATCTGTAGCACCTACGCTATTGTCACTCACCAAGGCAGCACCATTCGTCGCACGGCTGACAGGCTGGTGTTTCTCTACCAAGGTAAAGTGCAATGGCAAGGTAGTGTCAGTGAAATAGATACGACAGATCATCCTTTAATTAGACAATTTGTTAGTGGAAGTGTCTCTGGACCAATTCATGTTATTGGCTAG
- a CDS encoding L,D-transpeptidase, with amino-acid sequence MAIVRNDSLTRVVMLLCFGTAILSLAVQWRMTSSMTPQTKSARGGNVFSGQASAAEKPWQLTQTKRQNVLASNISNLLSTQGSDQQRSSQSPTYTKTQVVVDLSDRRVYVHREDLVIASYPIGVGKKGWETPTGSFQIMNKQLYPIWRHPITGRVFPSGTDSPLGDRWIGFWSDGRNQIGFHGTPDDEVVGAAISHGCLRMRNPDVRLLYKQVSLGTPVEVRQ; translated from the coding sequence ATGGCGATAGTAAGAAACGACTCATTAACGCGTGTAGTGATGTTACTCTGTTTTGGTACAGCAATCCTATCTCTGGCAGTTCAGTGGCGCATGACTAGCTCTATGACGCCTCAGACCAAGTCAGCAAGAGGTGGAAACGTTTTCTCTGGGCAAGCGTCAGCAGCAGAAAAACCGTGGCAACTGACCCAGACCAAAAGACAGAATGTTCTTGCATCTAATATCTCAAATTTGCTATCGACTCAAGGTTCCGACCAACAAAGATCATCTCAAAGCCCAACCTATACAAAGACTCAAGTGGTGGTTGATTTAAGCGATCGCCGCGTTTACGTTCATCGTGAGGATCTCGTCATAGCAAGTTATCCAATCGGTGTGGGTAAGAAAGGTTGGGAAACCCCCACTGGTTCTTTCCAGATCATGAACAAGCAACTCTATCCTATCTGGCGTCACCCAATTACAGGTAGAGTATTTCCCTCAGGTACGGATAGCCCTTTAGGAGACAGATGGATTGGTTTTTGGTCAGATGGACGCAATCAAATTGGGTTTCACGGCACACCAGATGATGAGGTCGTGGGCGCTGCGATATCTCACGGCTGCTTGCGGATGCGTAATCCCGATGTCCGTCTGCTTTACAAGCAGGTGAGTTTGGGGACACCAGTGGAAGTACGTCAGTAG
- a CDS encoding gamma-glutamylcyclotransferase family protein: MKVFVYGTLKPGEENYQRYCAGQVVNATKAVAQGKLFALPMGYPAMTQGDSPIHGYLLSFIDSRVLTDLDNLEDYYPDRSVSENLYNREQIVTRDSQGHSLGWAWVYIMTEELALQLGGIHLPDGWWSATENYNNMNYRL, translated from the coding sequence GTGAAGGTCTTTGTTTACGGCACTCTTAAACCAGGTGAAGAAAATTATCAAAGATACTGTGCTGGTCAGGTAGTCAATGCCACTAAAGCAGTTGCACAAGGTAAATTGTTTGCTTTACCAATGGGTTATCCCGCAATGACACAAGGAGATAGCCCCATCCACGGATATTTACTTTCGTTCATTGACTCGCGTGTCTTAACGGATCTCGACAATTTGGAAGACTACTACCCCGACCGATCTGTGTCAGAAAACCTTTACAATAGAGAACAAATTGTAACCCGTGATTCACAAGGGCATTCGCTTGGTTGGGCTTGGGTCTACATAATGACAGAAGAGCTAGCCCTTCAATTAGGAGGCATCCACCTACCTGACGGTTGGTGGAGTGCCACTGAAAACTATAATAATATGAATTATAGATTATGA
- a CDS encoding phytoene desaturase family protein, whose product MQDIDVIVIGSGIGGLTAAALLARYGKRVIVCESHIMPGGAAHSFRRRGFEFDSGPSFYCGLTGERSLNPVKQVLDVLGEALEAVSYDPLGQYHFPEAIFPVYGNADRYFEEIAKITPQGAREFLRFEERLLPLYEAMKGIPTLALRTDWQLIPVLVGRYLPSLLKMLPHLSLIQASVGNVMDATVQDPWVRRLIDLECFLLSGLKAHGTIAPEVAFMLGERSRTGVEYPIGGSGAIVKALVRGLERWGGKLLLGYHVEQILVETLHATSLRKVVGVQLTNGEILKAPIVISNASIWDTYTKLLNPNDLPSSYRQAALETPTVDSFMHLHLGIRAKGLENVTGHHVVVHDTSKDITVPGNTCMISIPSVWDATLAPHGHHVIHAYTLETYAGWERNDGYEQKKKEKAQTLYRALERIIPDITERVVLELIGTPLTHAHYLRRYRGTYGPAIEAGQGMFPGSHTPIRGLYRVGDSTTPGIGVPAVAASGILCANTLVKPQQTGELLV is encoded by the coding sequence ATGCAGGATATTGATGTCATTGTTATTGGCAGTGGTATCGGCGGGTTAACGGCTGCTGCATTACTCGCTCGTTACGGTAAGCGGGTCATTGTGTGTGAAAGCCATATAATGCCTGGAGGTGCTGCTCATAGCTTCAGACGACGGGGATTTGAATTTGATTCTGGTCCCTCATTCTATTGTGGTCTGACAGGGGAGCGAAGTTTGAATCCTGTTAAACAAGTTCTTGACGTTTTAGGCGAAGCCCTAGAAGCTGTAAGCTACGACCCCCTTGGACAATACCATTTTCCTGAAGCGATTTTTCCTGTTTATGGCAATGCTGACCGTTACTTTGAGGAAATAGCAAAAATTACGCCCCAAGGTGCCAGGGAATTCCTGCGTTTTGAAGAACGCTTGTTACCACTATACGAAGCGATGAAAGGGATTCCTACCTTGGCTTTGCGGACGGATTGGCAGTTGATTCCCGTGTTAGTGGGACGTTACTTGCCATCTTTGTTAAAGATGCTACCTCACTTGTCCCTTATTCAAGCATCTGTAGGGAATGTGATGGATGCAACAGTACAAGACCCTTGGGTCAGGCGGCTTATCGACTTGGAATGCTTTTTGCTGTCTGGTTTAAAGGCACATGGGACTATTGCCCCAGAAGTCGCTTTTATGTTAGGTGAACGCTCTCGTACTGGTGTTGAGTATCCAATAGGCGGCAGTGGGGCGATTGTGAAGGCTTTGGTGCGGGGATTGGAACGTTGGGGCGGCAAGTTGCTCCTAGGATACCACGTTGAGCAAATTCTTGTAGAGACGTTGCATGCAACATCTCTACGTAAGGTGGTTGGTGTGCAGTTGACAAACGGTGAAATCCTCAAAGCACCAATTGTCATTTCCAATGCCAGTATCTGGGACACCTATACCAAGCTGTTAAATCCCAACGATTTACCCTCTTCCTATCGCCAAGCAGCTTTGGAGACACCTACTGTTGATAGTTTTATGCACTTACACTTAGGTATCCGTGCCAAGGGTTTGGAAAATGTAACTGGACATCATGTAGTAGTCCACGATACTAGTAAAGATATCACAGTACCAGGAAATACTTGCATGATATCGATTCCCAGTGTGTGGGATGCAACACTTGCCCCACACGGGCATCATGTCATACACGCATACACTCTAGAAACCTATGCAGGCTGGGAACGCAATGACGGGTATGAACAGAAAAAGAAGGAGAAAGCGCAGACTTTATATCGTGCCTTAGAGCGGATTATCCCAGATATCACAGAGCGTGTTGTTTTAGAACTTATCGGCACCCCCTTAACCCATGCCCATTATCTACGAAGGTATCGGGGAACTTATGGGCCGGCTATTGAAGCAGGTCAGGGGATGTTTCCAGGATCACATACACCTATACGGGGTTTGTATCGTGTCGGTGATAGCACCACCCCAGGAATTGGTGTTCCTGCGGTAGCCGCATCTGGCATTCTGTGCGCGAATACGCTTGTGAAACCGCAGCAAACAGGGGAGTTGTTGGTCTAG
- a CDS encoding DUF3288 family protein: MSKGNKDQQHPLYNRDRPIVEILLTQEATDHNLAELARLRIRYSRFPGARDIQQDLDKVLQQWGLSEEELFEKTRQLHKVGGIYKSRGKKEEEDWN; encoded by the coding sequence ATGAGTAAAGGAAATAAAGACCAACAGCATCCTTTGTACAATCGCGATCGCCCCATCGTTGAGATTTTACTGACTCAAGAGGCGACTGATCATAATCTAGCAGAACTCGCTAGATTGCGAATTCGTTATTCCCGCTTTCCGGGTGCAAGAGATATCCAACAAGACTTAGATAAAGTCTTACAGCAATGGGGTCTTAGCGAAGAAGAACTTTTTGAGAAAACCCGCCAGTTACACAAAGTTGGGGGCATTTACAAAAGTCGTGGCAAAAAAGAAGAAGAAGATTGGAATTAG